The following DNA comes from Plasmodium vivax chromosome 11, whole genome shotgun sequence.
GGCAGTTTATCATTCCGCTTCTGCACCccagaaagaaaaaaaatggggaatacCCCTAGGCCAAACGGGATCCCCCCCTGTAcaaagcttttttttttgtatcatttaaaaaggtgtCCTACGTTTGCTCCAAAATGAATGGGAAAAGTCGACAGCCCCAATTTGTTCAACCGTAATCTGTAAAGAGATACATTTCACCAAACTAGTTCGTCATATTTGTGAGACAAGGATAAGAAGAACACTGTGGTAAGGGCACTTCCCATCCCCTCAGCAGTGCTCTACGGATGTGCATACCGTTGCAGCGCTGCATATGGCACACTTGCGAGTCGCTCCTATCGCGTGATCATCGAAGCTGTGCCGTCATACCGTTGCGTAACCTACCAAGTGCACGACTGATTCTGACAACCAGGCAATGTTATCGATATATGCAAAGCCACAAATTGGCATGCGTGGTATGTAACTAGTCGGGCGCGCTGTATTCTGCGGGGAGCCTTTTTATAGCCCCTGTAAATGAAGCAGCCCTTTGCTTCTGctgcctcttcttttttatgaagtCATCCCCCCCACATTTATTGCACGTCATTTTTGCCAACTTGGTGTATCAGACAAAGTCACTCTTTTGTTATCCcatgtgaaggggaaaaaaccgAATGGGCTGGATGTGCTAAAGTGACCGAAGGGAGTGGCACAAGCTGGAACGCGGCAAAAGAGCGAGTCAGCAAAATGGCAGTCCGCAAATTGACGAGTCAGCAAAAACGCCGCGCCGACCCAATGACTGATGGGAAATCGCGCCACAGCACAGGCGCAgttaaaaaggcacaaacaatttttaaaataaaaacaaacgTAGTTATTATCAGCGGGGGAAATCAAAAGTGTTAAACTTCTACACACACGTCTGCGCATTAGCGAAAAGGAATAAGCGACAAATggattttcttaaaaaaaaatattaaagatGGCAGCTTACGCTAATGGATTatcttaattaaaaaaggcaaagggaGCATCACTTggcttatttaaaaaaaaaaaaaaaaaaatttaaaacacATTTATAAATAGATATATAACATACTCCGTAAACGTGCGAGGGGATGACGAAAAACAAAGCTAGTCATGCTTCGTCGCTCGTACCCTCATCAGTTGTCCTTCTAACTAGAGTAGCGTGCAAATACAAGTGGTCGGATGAGGCGTATTTCTGAGGGGTGGAGAgacgaaagggggggggtaaaaaatagcggagaaaaaaaaaaggggcgtgCAACTAAAcgggttttcctttttttttgctcacctCATTCGGCAGGCAACCATGTTTTGCCAGTTTGTCGAATGGTGGGAAGGTTGAACAGGATATTTTCTGCATCCAAACGGAGGGGTGAAAAAGACACATGTATCAACGTTCAGGTGTACCACTATGGAATGTGCGGTACTACAAACACCTCTCATCCTGATGAAGCGCGAACAGATGAGTGTCTCTCCTCAGGAGGGGACCTCCCCCCTCTTGCGCTTACCTTGAGAGTCCTATAcgagtaaaatatataatcgACGCACCCCTTCTGCTTCCCATGAAACACGGTGAAAGGAACATCACTTAgaggtaaattattttcctcgTCATTCAGATTGTCAATATGGTCATATTTGTGGCAGGGCTTTTCTACCCTTTGCTCGTCTACACTGTTGTATATACTTTCAAAGTAGAGGGGGTAGTACAGTATGAAATCGTCGTCCTGCTGATCTGTTGCTATGTTTGCTTCCTTCTCGGACTGATGGCGCTGCTTCGCATCATCCGCGTCGCCCTCCTCATCAAAACTGACGCACCCACGTTCCCTCTCTTTATGCAACAGCACGGAGTTTTCATCGCCTCCGTCTTTATTGCTCACCCCTTCGCTGCCGGAAAATGTAGGGGACTTTCTCCCGGAGCGCCCCCAATAAGACAGACAGGcattcttcccctccttAAATTTGCCCGTCGAATATTCATACGAATTGTAGTTCCTCAAATGGGCATCACTCCCATGGTGGAAGCAGTGGCTCGTTAGATACCCCTCTTCCAatattctttcatttttaaaaaaagaaaataaggactcccttttcatattttccatCATGCTGTTGTAATAGTCGTATTTTAAATCACTCAGAATACTTTcgttaaacatttttttaatttcatttccTCTTTCGTAGCTACAAACGTAGAACTGCTTCTTAAACATGAGGTACTGCCCGGAGAtgtttttcatattaatcttcttcaaattgatgTACCTGTTGACTATGTAGTAGTAGAGAAGGCTGTTGGGCGTTATGTTCAAATCTCCACAGAAAATTACGGCGGGGCTGAGGAGATCGCTACGATCGTTTGGGTGgactcccccatttggtgagcCCTCCCTGTGGGGGTTCTTCCCTGTGTTTTCCGAgttgtttcccttttctgcGTGCCATGGATTGGCCCCCTTCCGGCGCGCCCTCAAATAGTCCAGGCACTTGTTCATCATGGCGACTAGGCGGTACGTCATGTAGCACAGCTGGTACAGCTTGACGTCCCCCTTGCAGGAGTCGAAAATCAGGTGCGTATTGGAAACGATGACAATGTCGTCCGCGGGGTGGGCGCACTCGGCGCATTCGGCGGACTTGGCCGATTTGACCGATTCGGCCGATATGGCAGCGCCGGGGGAGCCGCTCACGTGGTggtccccccccatttggtgattACCGCTCACACTTCCATCGCACCACTCCACCTTCCGCGAAAGCTTATTCTCCAAAGCGACAATTAGCCCTACGTGccatttcttcaaaaagacCGATTTGTCATACACAATTTcgtcaaaaaataataacttaAAAACGGCGGTATTGTAAAAGATACATATTCCATCTTGGcaggtttcttttttcttttttaaaaatagccCTTCATAGTTCAACAGTTTCAGTTTCTCCTGCAGTTCTGCGAAATACGACTCTTCTATTTCTTGCAGGCATATAATGTCTGACAGTTTCCTCTTgatattttggaaaatgaaTTCTTTCCTGTTCACCCACCTCATCACATTGGAGCAGTTGTTCTCGTACTTGTAGTCCACCAAGCTGTCCGCCAAAATGTTAAAGGAGAAGATGGAAAACTCTTTAAATTTgtattcacttttttttccccttatatcctttgcgcattttatcatttcatCGTTTTGAGTTTCGTCAGAAATGGCACTTTTCTGTTTTGTGAAAACCTCTTTGGGGTTGTTACTCTGGGcacttctttccccctttgtctGGTTCCCTTTTGAGTAACTTCTCGAACATACATCATCCATCGTGTGCTGGCCTGCATTTACATTGGGGCGGATTGCGCTGTAGTTCCTGGGGCTCCCTCCACTGCGGAGTGGGCAGCTACCGACAAGGCCACCTTTTCTACGGGTGTTCTTATCCCCTTCGCTGCTTCCTCCTCTAGTGCGGTTGGCCGCATTATTCCCCACCGGTTCATCTACCCCACTGCTACGCTTCGAGCTGATATGTTGTcttctgcttcccccccggtgTGCAATATCGTCTGGGTTGTTTTCTCTCCCTATACATATACCATTCCTcatacatgtacatttgaAAACAAGCTGCTCATCCTTTTTCAGCCTACTCAGTGCGAAGGTTCTTCTCCACAGGGAAAGCACAGCGCTGTTTTTGGCGCAAAACATAACCCACCGTCGCGTCGTCGTTAATCGGGATATTCGCGCATTCGCTATATTCGCTGTAATTGCGagcttctttcttcttttctgaGGGTAAAGCTGGCTGCTCACACTCGGGGGGAACTCAAATTTGCAGCAAAAGAATTTTGCCACCTTTCCTTCGCCTACTACCTGTTCGTCTGCACATTCAGGTGTACACGCACGCGCAGGCAGAGCATACAATAAATGACTGCATACACCCACATAGGCTGCTATTCCTTTCGCTGCGCTCTCCACCAAGTTGTCAATTTGTTTGGGCTGCTCGGAAAGGCACCTGCTAGAAGAGGTAGGCCAACAAATAGCTGCTGCCTTCCCTTCAGTGAAGCACAGCTTCGGGAGAGTTCGCAAAAATACAAACGATAGTTTCAACACTTCGTCGTGAAACACAATATGCAGGGATACTAATGCCGATGGGGCAGAAAAGAGGAGGCTGACACAGcttcgtttatttttcccattaatGACGATGCGGGTATACCATGGAGAGATGCTTCGCAaaagggatttttttttttcacttttttatcactttccttttcgctaACCCATTGTGATCTTCAAGCTTTCCTTCTGTACCCCGCGCGGGCGTGGCATTTTCCGCCAAACAGTTCTTCCCCCCTACTAGCGGCCTGCCGAACAGCGCGTATTACACTCTCTAGGCACAGAGCCGTACGTGCACGTAAATGCGCAGCTGCGTAGGGGAATGACGCGGGCGATGTgcatttttctctctccccaGCGCCATCGcgttctccccatttgtggaaatatttttccgcacattttctttttaaaatttaagcaTGTACCTAGAGCCAGTTTTGTAATTTGATGGTTCGTATATATGCACAGCTTTCACCTCCACCTCGGGAAGTGTTCCTCATTTGCTGCGCTCCACCCGCGCGCGGCCCCCCCCCGAAACACATTCGCCTTGTCAGCCTCGAGTGGGCGTACATTTTCCTCGGGCTGCTAAACTCGGCGCTCCAGGCGAGAAATTAACCTTTGTTTTGCAAGCGGCTGAAGGGGGAAATCAAAAAAgcaatatatacacacatatacatatatatgtacatactaATCGGCAGCTTGCCACTGTGCACTTTTCCGGCTGCCCCTCTCCCGAATAGAGCCCAAACCAGTTTTGTTTTAAATTGTCCCCCGTCGACATCTCCCCGCTTGAGCAGCAATGGAAGGTCAGTTCGCAGGTGCACATGAGGTGGAGAAATGCCCTCCACCCACGTCCACGTCCGTGTGATGCGCGCGAGTGTTTATCATGGGCCCCTCTCCCAACCGTGTGCTCATCGCTCCGCGTTCACGTCTACACGTGCGCCCCCCTAACATGGCGTCTTCCCAACTCACGTTGCTGCTTCTTCACTAACGtttccgcttcttcacccacGTTGCAGACCCCGAGTACAAGCTGAGAGGCGTGCTGGCCGGGCACAGCAAAGGAGTAAGGTGCATGTGCGTGATTAATAACACCCAGATGGAGGAGTTCAAAGAATGCCACCTCAGCTTTGACTACATAGTTAGTGCCGACATGACTGGGGCAATTATGGtgtggaagaggaagactGGCGAGGAGACCCCCACAGGAGAATCTCCCCCCCCGGATGAAAACCCACACAGCGATGTAGAAACGTTTCCACTTCACCTGAGTGATAACTACCaactttacaaaaaaatagaaatacacGAAAGGTTCGTCTACGCAATGACGCACAGTAAATACGTAGGCATAAGCGAGTTAACGAAATGTACAGGAGAAAACTTGGAGGACCACTTACATGTGTACAGCGGAGGGAGCGACAAGGGGGTGTACCTCTTCAACCTGAATGGCTACATAGAATTAATGCTACAAGGGCATAAAAACAGCGTCTCAAGTATTGTAGAATATAGTGAGCATATTTTGCTGAGTGCGGACTGGAACGGGGATGTCATCATGTGGAGGATCTTCAAACTTGGTGAGGAATCATTGGAGGGTAGACATTTGGAGAgtcccccccccagcagcGCCCACGccgataaagaaaataacccCCTCTGTGGAAACAAATACACCTACAGCATagtcaaaattttaaacaaccACAAATACGCCACGTACGTTAACTGCCTGAACGAATTTATCCTCACCATTTCGCAAAACAATATAGTGACCGTGTGGAATAgcgagggagaaaaaacggacgaaattaaaaacatacacAATGACAGTGTGCGCGATATTGTACTCTttaatgggaagaaaaatgccaTCACCTTTTCGAATGATGAAACGATCATTATTTATGACTCCAATTttaatatgctaaaaatgtatagagGCCACCAAGGCTTTATCTTCCACGTGTGCGtaaatgaggaggagcaaCTCATGTACAGCTGCGGGGACGACAAGAGCATCAAAGTGTGGTGCATCAAGGACATCTACCAGTTAATGGAGAAGTATGAGACAGGGGGGGGCGCCATCTTACATAAACTACCGCTAGCGAGTCAGGAGAAGGGGGACCCTGCCTGCCT
Coding sequences within:
- a CDS encoding endonuclease/exonuclease/phosphatase domain containing protein (encoded by transcript PVX_115130A) gives rise to the protein MDDVCSRSYSKGNQTKGERSAQSNNPKEVFTKQKSAISDETQNDEMIKCAKDIRGKKSEYKFKEFSIFSFNILADSLVDYKYENNCSNVMRWVNRKEFIFQNIKRKLSDIICLQEIEESYFAELQEKLKLLNYEGLFLKKKKETCQDGICIFYNTAVFKLLFFDEIVYDKSVFLKKWHVGLIVALENKLSRKVEWCDGSVSGNHQMGGDHHVSGSPGAAISAESVKSAKSAECAECAHPADDIVIVSNTHLIFDSCKGDVKLYQLCYMTYRLVAMMNKCLDYLRARRKGANPWHAEKGNNSENTGKNPHREGSPNGGVHPNDRSDLLSPAVIFCGDLNITPNSLLYYYIVNRYINLKKINMKNISGQYLMFKKQFYVCSYERGNEIKKMFNESILSDLKYDYYNSMMENMKRESLFSFFKNERILEEGYLTSHCFHHGSDAHLRNYNSYEYSTGKFKEGKNACLSYWGRSGRKSPTFSGSEGVSNKDGGDENSVLLHKERERGCVSFDEEGDADDAKQRHQSEKEANIATDQQDDDFILYYPLYFESIYNSVDEQRVEKPCHKYDHIDNLNDEENNLPLSDVPFTVFHGKQKGCVDYIFYSYRTLKKISCSTFPPFDKLAKHGCLPNEKYASSDHLYLHATLVRRTTDEGTSDEA